The window ACGACAAACGTCCTGCCCCCGTCGACCGACTTGGACACCATCACCCCGGCCGGGATCTGGTTGTAGGCCAGGTACACCACGCCACCACCCGAGGTTGCCAGCCACTGGCGGTCGTGGATCACCACTCCGCTCAAGGGACTGGCGAACCAGCTGTTACCACGGTCGTCGGAGACCGCGGCGGTCGAGCTTCCCACCCACAGGTCGCTGAAGTACACCGTGGCGCCCTGGGGATCCACCGCCACGTCCGAATCGCCACCTCCAGGGAACGCCGCTCGCAGCCCCGGCGGGGTCAACACCCACGTGGCGCCCCCATCGTCGGAACGCCACAAGAAACTGGCGGCGCCCGGCAGATCTGCCAGCAGACCGGCCGGGGCGTTGACGTACAGCCTCCCATCAGGGGCCACCTCGATACCCGGCTCGGCGGTGTTCTGCCCGCTGACCACCACCGGATCGGAGAACCAGGCTCCCTGCTCCCCGGCGGACGCAGTGGTGGCAGGATCCGCTGCCACGCTGACCGCGGCCAACAACGCCGCTACCACCGCGCCGCGCCACACCCTCCCACCGCCGACACGAGATGCGCGACCACCGGCAACATCACCGTCAACCGCCTCCAAGAAGCGCATGGCACCCCCCACGACGCGGCCGTCCGCAACCTGCGGTGCTCCCGCGCACACCGCCGAAGCATACGCATGGGCGATACATCCTGCTTAGCGGCATTGTCCGATTAAGTTGCTCGAGAATGTTGGCATTATGCGGTTGAACCCACGGAACGCCGCAGCCACGGGTCTGGCTCCTGCCGCTGCTGTCGTGCGGCAGCCGGGGGTTCAAGCTCGACGGGACGCCTCGTGGCTCCAGAGGGCGAGTAGCGCCCGGTCTCTTGCGGTCCTCTGGCGCAACTGCCGTGTTGCTTCGTCGGTCGCGACGTGCGAACTGCCGCAGTCCGGGATGGTCACTACCGACCGTTGCGGTGAGGCGGACGCAGCCAGGTCACTGTCCGCTGGGTGGTCTCGGAGGAGATCGCCGGCGTGATGAAGGTCGAGCGAGCCTCGTGCGTTGCCCGGCGAGACGTCCAGATCCTGCACAGCATCCAGGGTGGGTTTCAGCGCTGTTCGGGACGAGGCCGGCCGTAGCGTTCTTCGATGTGACCCGCGGATGTGACGCCGGCCATGAGATTCTCCCCGTACACGGCCCTGCGTGACGGGTTGTTACGGACGCACTGTGAAGTGTCCTCGTCGAGGCGACGCTCGACACATTCTACCGTTGCGCACACGCCTTCTTCCCCCGCGGCGTGGGCCGCGGCGACGACGAGGGCGGGGCGCAGTCCGTTTGCCTCGCGGAAGGGATAGTCGGCGACGAGGTCGTACGAGGCCCGTAGCCGGCGCGACGGTTGGCGGCGATCGCCGAGCTCGGACGAGCGCCAACGCCCGCGCCTCGGACAGGAGGCGCTCGCCAGGTTGCTGTTCTGTGCCATGTGGCCCCCGGGCAGCGCCCCGAGGGATTCTCGCGAAGGCGTTGCTCCGCCCCAACTTCCGTGCCATGCTAGCTGTGTCCACTATTGGACGATCCGGTGCGGACGGAGTCACGATGGCAGGTGGAGGGAAAGGCAAGGATGCGGGTGACATCGACGTAGAGGTCGATGCCGAGACTGCATCTTCGATGACTCTCGACCTCCTCGGCTTCGATGACATCAACGTCGAGGTCGGCGGAACCGAACGGCCATTGCGGTCGGTCATGGAGGTCGGTGGGACCGGCCAGCCACTCAACACCAGGACCGAGGTCATCCTGCCGCAGCCGATGAAGACCGAGATGCGCACCGAGCTTGCGATCACCGAGCCGATCGTCACCGAGATGACGACCGACGCGCGCATCGACGTCGAGCCGGTGGTCGTTGACCTGTGCGTGACACTTGGTATCCGCGATCTACCCCGCCAGTGCATCCGCCGCCCCTACCGCCGCCATCTGGGGCTCACGTTCTTTGGCATGCAGATCGTGGGCCTCGACTGGAGCGGCGAGTCGAGCATCGTTATCGACGACCTCCCGACGCGACCCCATGTCGAAGTCGGCGGCGAAACCGTTCCGCGCCGGGGACCCGGCCACCGCAAGCAACGCGATCCTGTGGTGGTGTCGGAACCGGGCGCGGGAGAAGGCCTGCGCATCCGTCTCGGAAGCTGAGGGCGGACGATGGGCACCCGCGCGGCACACCTGAGGCTGACCGGCGACGAGCAGACCCCCCTGGTTTTCCGTGGACCGCCACGCAGACTGCGCGGCCGCCTCCCCGTCGCGAACACCGGCCAGCGTCGCGGCGTGCTCCGCGAGGCGGTGCTGCAGGGCTCGCCGGAACTGCTCGGCGACGAGCAGCGCGTCTGCTACCGCCTCGGCGCGACGGTGCTGCGTCCCGAGCAGCGTTCGGAGGTCGGCGTCGCGCTCACGCTCAACCCCGCGACCCGACCCGGCGAGTACCAGCTCGAGGTTGAGGTCGGGGGCGAGGTACGGCCGGTCGTCGTTCAGGTGCTTGAGGAACTGCGACTGTCGGTGTCGCCGGCGCAGCTAGTGGTCGAGAACCGGCCGGGAGAGGTCCAGACGAAACGGGTCGTGGTCGACAACCGGGGCAACGTCGACCTGACCATCGGGGCAGTTGGGGACGCGGTGCTCAACGATGAGTTGTTCGAGTGCCGCGCCCTCCGCCGCGCCCTGCGGGAGCTCACAGACGAGGACGCGGAGGCCGAGGGTAACTCGATCGACCTCGATGCGGTCCTCACCAAGGTGGCCCACGCCTCCCAACACGTGCTGGATCGCGCCAACCATCTGCGGGTGCGCAACGCCAGCGGCAGGACCGTAATCGAGCCGGGTCGGTGGGCGACCATCGACCTCGAGATTGAGGTGCCGGACACCCTCAGCCAGCACACGCGCTACTGGGGGACCGTGCCAATCTACACCCACGACCTCGCCTTCGTCGTGGTGCCGTACCGACCCGAGGACACTGAGTGAACCTGACGGCCGTCGGGAGTCGCATGACGAGAGCAAAGGCACATACTATGCAGCGGGCGACGACGCAGCGACCGACCTCGCCGGGACTGGGCGAGATGGCCTGTGCGGTCGGTCAGCTGGCCACCTCGGTGTCGGACGCGGTCGAGGACTTCCTGCGTACGCTGACGCCGGCGGCCCGCCCTTCCAAGCACGATGACCACTGCCAAGGATGCGGCCGCGACGACTGTCACTGCACCTGCTGCGTCACCGACGCCGATATCGTGGTCTACACGCGCCTCTTCGAGCGGCGCGTGGTCCCAATCCGGATCGAGAACACCCGCAGACGGGAACGACAGATCACCCTGGAGCTCAGCCGGTTCACCACCAGGGGCGGAAAGCGCGCACCGGTGGAGGGGCGCATCGAGGGCCCGACGTCGTTCACGCTGGGCGGCTGCGAGGAGAGGGACCTCACCCTGGTGATCGACGTTGGGAAGAAGGACGATGACGTCAACCACGACGAGGAGCGCGAGCGTCCGTCGGACGTCGAAGACTGTGTGGTAGCGGTGGCCGACCTGCGCATCGAGGGCTGTGACCACCGTCCGGTCAGAATCGCCGTGCCGATCCTGCCCCGAGACTGCGCATCCTACGAGATCGCGTGCGAGTGCGCATGCTGCGGGTGAACGTCGACCACGAGAGCCCCGGCCTGCGCCGCCTGATCGAGGCGCTGACCGGCGACGCTCTCAGGGACCTGCTGCGCAACCTGCGACACCACAGCGAGATGCAGCGCCGCATCGCCGCGGGCCACCTTGACGCGCAGCAGGTCAACGGCGCCTACCTGCAGCACGCCCGCAGCGAAGGCGGCGATTTCCGCCGCGACGTCACTGCAGCAACCGTCCGCTACTACCGCCGGCTCTCGGAGCTGTCGCTGCGTTACAGCGAGCGCTTCTACGAGCACGTCCTCGCCGACGCCGCCGAGGCTGGCGAACCCGGGGACGACAGGGCGACGGAGCCGCGCGGCATCCCGCTGGAGTTGCACGGGCCCCCTAGGCGGGAGGTCGTCGGTCACTTCACGGTCGAGAACACCGAGAACATCCAGACGTCGACGCGCTTCCGCATCGGCAACTGCGTCGGGCCGGACGGGGTGCCATTCACGCCCCCGCTGACCATTCAACCCTCCGAGCTCACGCTCCCGCCGGGCGAACAGGCCACGGTGACACTGCGCCTGGCGCTGCTCCCGAGCCTGTTCGAGCCCGGCTTCGTGTACCGCTGCGCTGTCACCGCCGAGGGACGAGCCGACCTCGCGCTCGACCTCGCCCTGTGGGCAGACGAGGAACCCACCTCCCCGCCGTCGGATCCCACTGCGGCGAGCCACGAGGAACGAAACAACACGAGCCCGGTCGTGCCCCATCAGTGGCTCACGCGTTGCCCGGACTGCGGCCGCGCCTTCGAACGCACCCAGCCTTCGGCCCGCCTTTACCCCCATAAGTCCCCCGACGACCAGCCGTGCCCGCAACGTGAAGGCGTGGCCGAGCGAGGGTGAACGTCTCTACCCTCAACGCCTGGTCGGTGGCCTTTGGAACGTGATGACACGGAGGGCCGTCGCTCGGGTACCCAAGCCCTCACCGCCATGTCCCCGGGTCGCGGCCCATGCGCGGTGCCGCCAGGTGCCCCCCACGCGAACAGGACGGGAACCATCAAGGCGATCGTCGACGAACGGTTCGGACCCCCGGACGTGCCCGGCTGCGCGACACACCGACATGCGCCATTGCTGAGCCAGCTATGATCGCCGTCCGATCGCGGCTCAATCACCCCGCGTCCCTCCAGTAGAGCGCGTAGATCGTTCCCACCCGGGCACGTGTTCGCCGACACCTGCCCCGTCCATAGTTCGTTGCGGCGGACGGAACGAGACGCAATCATTGTGACGGATCACCGACAGGAATAACGACCATGGTGGACACCGCAACGCGCACGGACAACCTCCGCGACCTCACCCGGAAGGTGGCGGAACGGCAGCTGACCACGGTCAAGCACGCCAGCCGATCGCTCCAGCGGTACGCCGAGTTGCTGCGTCGCTACGCCGACGGAGAAAAAGGCGCCGCTGAGCTCGGGAAGGACGTCATGAACCTCGCCGTCGACCAGTGCACCCGCGGAACCGAGGACGCCATCGAGGTCTCCGCCGACTATTACCGCTGGCTGTGGTCGCTGGCCGGAGTCGAGTTCCGGGCGCCGGCTGACGAGGATCGCGACAGGGAGGGTGTATCTGCCAGGACGTCCGGTCGGGAACGGAGCGGCTGACGCGGTGAGCGGTGCGGCCGCCGCAATCGTCGACGAGCCGGGGCTCGCACCGGGGACGCGGGTGGCCACGGCGCTGGACCGGATCGGTGCGATGGCGTTCTGCACACGCGCCGCCACACGCGCCAACGTGCCGCTCGAGCAGGCTAGGGTGGTGATCCTGCCTGAGCTCTCCAGCTTCGTCCTCGACGCGCCGACCTCCACCGACCCGGCGCTCGTCGAACACCTGATCGATCTTTTCCACGACGCAGGTTTCGTGGACGTGACGGTCGTGGGCTCTTCGGACAGCTCCGCGCTGTGGGCAGGGAACCGTGGCGTGCTCGCCCTCGCCGACCTGCTGGGGTACGGGTTCACCACCCCGTGCGGCCGCGATTACGACATCATCGACCTGAGTGAGGATCTCGTCGAGGGTGGCTTCGAACGGGGCGAGGTGCTGTACGGATCCAGGCTCTCACGCAAATGGCTCGAGGCGGACGTGCGGGTTGTCTTCGCGAAGAACCGCAGCGACGAGGCGGACGGCTACGCCTTGTGCCTGGACACGCTGCTTGGAGCGCTGCCCCAGGTCGACGAGGATTACCACTACCGGATGGCGCGCGACCCGGGCGACGTCGTCGCCGAACTCTTGCGGTCCACGCCCGTGCACCTGGCCCTTATCGACGCAATCATCAGCTGTCACGGCAGCGGCGGCGCGCGGGCACCAAAAGCGTTCCGCGCAGAGCGGGTCATCGCGGCGAGCGACGTGTGGGTGGCCGACCACGTCGGCGCTCTAGCCATGGGCATCGACCCGGCGACATCCCGGCTCGCTCGACGTTCTCCGCCGACGGCGAGGAGCTTGCAGGGCGTGGCTTTGCATGGCGACCCGCGACCCCGCGACGGCTGGCGGTCCCCGCACCCGCTCATCATCGACGCCACCAGGCGGCGCGACGCCTCACCCACCTGGGCCCGGCTCGTACGTCCGTGGCTGCAGGTGCTGGACCCGGAGCTGTTCCCGCTGCGCTCGCCGCTGGACGCGCGCATGAACGCCAATCTGGCTCCGCTGTTTGCGGACGTGGACGAGGACCCGGTCGCCTTTGCGGCTCTACTGTTCGTCGATCACACGCTCGCGAACATGCACCTCGCACTCGACATGTACCGGACCATGTACTCCAAGGACGACGTCCGCCGGGCGATCGTACCTCTTGACCTTGATTTGGAGCGGTTCGACGCCACCGACTACGAAACGATCGTTCCTGAGCTGGAGGCGGTAGCGCGTCTGGCCGCCGGTGCGCCGCGCCGGGCCGAGGGTCTGCGTTGGCGGAAGATCGACGAGGCGATCGTGTTCGAGTACGCCCGCGTCGTTCCGATCGGTCTCGACCGGTTCGTCGCCGACGTCGACGTGGCCCGCACGATCCAGTACATGAACGACTACGTAGGTGGCGTGATCGTCCCGGTCTCTCATGACAAGCACGGGCGCGTGGTGCGCCAAGCCGAACGCAACGTGTACCTCCCGCAACCTAACTACGTGAGCCTCGCCCAGGGCCAGCCGATCGACGTGATCAAGCTCGAGCACGCCAGCTACACAGACGACGTCCATCGCATGTGCTGGAAGACCATCTCAAGCCCCAACGGGTCCGCAGTGCACGACGACGGCATCGTCACGTTCGCACGCGTGGATGGCGGCACCCGGGTTACCATCGCCGGGCGCCAGCAGTTCGTACTCCCGCCGCTGTGGCGGACGGTCGATCTGCGGCTCGTCCCAGAGCTGGAAGAGCACCTTGTCACCGACGCGTACCGGATCTTCTTCGATCGCACCCTGGCGAACCTCGAAGCGCTGACGGAGGGCCGCAACATCAGCATCGGCCGGGCGTGGACGGATCCGGAGAGCCCGGACGACACCGAGCCGCTTCCAAGCAACGCGGTCGAGCGCGCCATCGAGGAGGGTCTGGCATGGGTCGCCCGGCTGCGTGCGGCCGCAGGGTCCGCCGAGGTCGCGCCGGGTGGCGGGCGCGGTCTGCCGGGCGGGCGGTCCCGTCCCCGGAACGTCGACGAGGACGGGTTCGTCCACGTCGGTCCGCGGCCGGCTCGTCCAGCCGAACCGTCCAGGGACGAGCGCGACACGGTCCTGGCCGACCTGATGGACCTGTGGTCCGGACTCGTCAACGCGGCCGCCCGCGACGGGTTCGAGCTGGTCGACCGGCTGCAGCCGTGAGAGCCCTAGTCACCGGCGGGAACGGTCTGATCGGCGCCAACCTGGTGCGCACACTGATCCGCGAAGGCCACGAGGTGCGTCCGCTCGTTCGGGCAGGCGCCGACCTGTCGTCGCTCGACGGTGTGCCGGTGACGCCGCAGGTCGGGGACGTGCTCAACACGCAGTCGATCCGTGACGCGGCCGACGGGTGCGATGTCGTGTTCCACACGGCCGTTCCGTACGTGTACGGAGCAGAAGTCGACGCAGACCTCGTCGAGGTCGCTGTGACCGGGACCGCGAACGTCCTGTCTGCTGCGGCCGCATCCGGTTCCAGGCGCGTGGTCGTGACGTCGTCATCGGTCGTGTTCGGCTACCGCATGACGCCCGAGGTCGTCGACACGTCCGGAGGACTGACCGACGGACACGATCAGCCTGTCTACGTGGCGGCCAAGATCCACCAAGACCGTGCCGCGGTGGAACGAGGCGCGCGCCTCGGGATCGACGTGGTGCTGGTGTGTCCGACCGTGTGCGTCGGTCCCCACGCGACGCGCCTGGGACCGAGCAACGCGATGATCGTTCAGGTCCTCGTCGACCCGGTGGGCGTCACCTATCAGGGCGGGGGCAACGTGGTCGCGGTCCAGGACGTGGCCCGAGGCCACCTGCTAGCGGCCACGCATGGACGACCCGGCCAGCGTTACCTGCTCGGCGGCGAGAACCTGACCTGGGAGCAGGTGCACAACACGGTGGCGGAGCTGGCGGGACTGCCGCATCGGGGCGTGCGGCTCAACCACACGCTCGCGTACCTGGCCGCCGGGGCGGAGGAATTGCGCGCACGGCTGGCGGGGCGCCCGGCCGTCACGAGCCGCGAGCAGTCGTCCATGGTCGGCCGCTACTACTGGTACCGCCACGACCAGGCGACTCAGCTGGGCTACACCCCGCGTCCCGCCCGCCGCGCTTTGGCCGAGGCGCTCGCGTGGCTGGTCGCGAGCCGGCACGTATCGCGCGAGACGCGCACCAGGCTGCACCTGCACGCCGATGTGTTCGCGGCTCGGCGTGCACTGGAGGCGGCCGAACGGGAGCTGGTCAACGCGTGAGGACCTTCCGGACGCTGGTCGTGCTGCGCCAACCGGTCGGCGCGGTCTGGACCACGATGCGCGACCGGCTACCCGAGCTGGTGCCGATGATCGACGATGTCGACCAGATCACAACCCTCGAACGCGAGGAACTCACCGACGACCGCACACGCTTGGTCAACGAGTGGCAGGTGCGTCAACGGATCCCCGAGCTCCTGCGAGGGGCGCTGCCCCAGGGGGAGCTCGGTTGGATCGACCGCAATATATGGGACGACGACTCGCACCTCTGCACCTGGCAGATCGAACCGTTCGTGCTCCCCGGAGCCATCCGGTGCGAAGGGAGCACCTCATACGAGTCGGCGATGGCAGGTCGCGGCTGCCGAGTGCTGTTCGAAGGGAGCTTCGACCTGTCCGACGACGCCCTGTCGGCGCTCGCCGCGCCGCTGCGTCGACCGGCCACGCGGTTCGTCGAGACCATCGTCACGACCCTGATCCCGCGCAACACCCGCAGCCTCCTCGAGGCCGCCGCGCAACGGGCCAGTGAGGATGCTGGTGAACCTGGTTAACCGAGGACGACGCTGTGGTGGAAACCCAGCCGACGATCAGCGAGCGGGCCAATAAAGGGTTGGAAATCCTGGATCGGAGGCATGTCGACCCGTAGCCGGACCGTCGCGTCGGGGTAGTCGTAGACCGTAATGTGGTTCAGCCCGCGGTTGGCGGTGAACAGCAGCGACTGGTCCGCGCACAGCTGCGCCGCGTACACGGAATCCAGCAGGCTGAAGCGGCTTACCCGCAACGCTCCCAGGACGTGGTTGCTGTTTCCGAACACGTTGGCCCGCGCGAGCGCGTCGTAGGTCTGCGTGACGACCTCGCGCGGCCGCTGTAGCAAGGCCTCGAGGTCCGGGCGCTCGTCGATGATCCGAAACGACGAGAGCGTCTCGCGGTCGATGCACACGATCGACTGACTGCCACCGTTGCAGAAGATCACCTCCGTGTCCGACAGGGTCAGATCGGAGTTGATGTGGGCGGGGATCTCACGGCCCCCAGCCCAATGCCGAAGCACCTGCCCCTGCGCGGCGTCGATCTCGAACACGTACTCTTTCTTGAACGCCATCGCCCAATCGTGCCAGTCGACGTGGTCGGTCGGTTCCACCCGAAATGACACCGCGTAGAAGACGTCCGACCCCGGGGCTGCCACCACATGCCAACAGGTCGCCGGCAGTTCAACGACCGAGGCCTCGTCGGTCTCCAGGTCCCAGACTCCCACGTGCCTAGCCTCGCCGTCGCGGCCGTACGCCGGAGAGTCCATCGACCCGTAACAGATGTAGCGACCACTGCCGGTGATCTTCATGGCGTGCGGCAGCTTGACTCGGTGTGGTCCCAGCCGTTTCGGATCGGTGAGGTCGTCCAGTGAGAAGCGGTAGAAGTTCTCGCCGATCGGGGTCATGAACTCGCGGTCCGACAACCAGATGAGGTGGGTACTGCCCTGTAACGACGTTGGCGCGGGTTCGAAGCGCAGGGTGGAGATCCGGTCCAGCTCAGCGAGAGTTACCGCATCGTAGAAAAGCAGATGCTGACCCGCGTTGCCAAGAAAACCGACCGTGCCCGAGGGATTCAGCGAGACGGCGTGACCCGCGGCGATCCCGTCGAAGTAGGCGATCTTGTACGCGTAGGTGTCGGCTTCGGGGTCGTACAGGAACAGGCAAACTCCTGCCAGGCCCTCAAGCCCGTTGACCCCATTACCGTCGAGCGCGATGTGGAACGCGTACGGGTAGCCCTTCACGTCCGGCATCGTGCTGCCTCCTCCTCGGAGCCGGGCGTTCAAGATGCGACCCGGCGTACCACAAGTGGACGCCGCATTATGCCGCGGCGAGTCCGATCAGCTCACCGTAAGCGAGTCCTACTTTGAAACGCCCAGTTCTGGCGGCTCGCGGTACGCATCCGAGCACAGGGACGCCCTCGTGGTGGCCACCCTCCATCCTCGTGATCGCCTACCACTTCATCCGTGACGGGGTCGACCCTCACGAGCTCGGCCCCCGACTGGATGACCCGACGATATTGGTCGACTCGATGCGATGAGGCCCTGGGATAGGCCGTGGTCGAGCGCGGCGTCGATCGTGAGACGGTGCCGTCGGATCTTGCGTGGAGTTCGATGAACGCGGGGATGCGGCAGGGCTGCGCCCACGAGATCCACCGCCATCCATCGTGCCGTCGACCGGCACGGACTCGCCGGTGCGGACGCGCACACGGTCCCCCATCTGCAGCTCGTCGACCGGGACCTCCACCTCCTGCCCGTCGCGGATCACCCGGGCCGTGTCGGGCCGGAGGTCCATCACTTGGCGCACCGCCTGCGACGAGCGCGTACGAACGACCTGCGACACGTAGTCGGACAGGATGTGGTAGGCGGTGACGGACACGTACCCTGCGAAGAAGTGCCCGGCCGGGAACTGCGGGTCGACGAACATCTCCAGCAACCCGCCGGTCAGCCCGCGAACGCCCCGAACTCCAACAGCACGTGATGGTTGAAGATCCCCCGCCGCAGCGACGCCCACGCCATCTTCTTCACGAACCCCTCAGTGACGAACATCGTCTCCAACTTCACGCCGGGATCGGCTACGTCACCCCCGACGACGAACACGAAGGATGAGGGGCACAGATCCGCAAGGCCCGACGCGAGGCATGCGCAGGGCACGCGCCCAGCGCATCGCCTACCGTCGGAACAACCGAACGAGCAGGACCTGACCGTGGTGGGGAGTTTCTTCGCCGAAGCCCGTCATCAGCTCAGACGCACCTCACGGCGCCGCTCGTCGGCGCCACTTATCTCCCGTGTTGGGGTTAGTTGTTTCAGAGCGCGGCGCCCGTTCCGAGATCTGCTCAGCCTCCGCCTCAGCGTCGTCGAGGCTCTTGACCAACACGACCTGCTGCTTCCGGTGCTGATGCCCCAAGCGCGGTAGAACTCGTGCGCCGTTGACGTCCCTTCAGGAGAGCCGCACCCGTATCAGGTTTCCCCTGTGCGCATCGACGCTTCCGCGCCTCCGGCTCGATGCTCCGAGCGAGTGGACTGCGCCGTCTGCCCGGGCGCAGACGACCTTTCCCTCCACCGACCACCCAGGTGATGGTGGACGCTGCCCGTCTCCCGGTCGCGCAGCCCCGATCGCGGCCGTTTTCGGGGCAGCGCGCACACGCGCAGCCGCCCCGGGGCACAAAGCGCGAGCCGCACCGGCGACGGCGGCCGGTACTCCCTGCTCAGAGACGGAGCGTGCCCTCGACGAGCGTGCTCGTGTTGCCGGGGATCCAGATCGTGCCGTCGTCGTCGCGGCTGACGTAGACGCGACCGTCGGCGCCGACGCGGCGACCCTGGCCGGCGACGTACGGCGCGTCGATCAGCCCCGCGCCGACCAGCCACTGCGCCACCGAGGCGTTCAGGCTCCCGGTCACGGAATCCTCGAGGACGTTGCCGCGGTCGTTGCTGAAGAACGCCCGGACCTCGATATCCACCTCGCCCCCGGACGGATGCAGTCCGACCACGCCCACGTCCAGCTCGGTCGGGTGGCTCGTCGGGGCGTCGAGCGCGAGCACGTCCTCGGCGCCCGGCAACAGCAGCGCCGCCCACCCGGGGCCGTTGTCGACCCACGCCGACGTCGACGACGTCCGACGGATCGGTCCCGACGGCCTGCGTCAGCCGCGCGAGCTCGTCGTCGGTCCGCGGTCCGGACCGCTGCAGCTCGGGCGCCGCTAACGCGAGTCGGCCGTCGATCCGTCGCAAGGGCACGTTGCCGACGCTGCACTCCTGGACGATGCGGTCCGGCCACCGCGGCTGGCCGCCGGCCTCCAGCCACGCATGGCCGGTGCCGAGGCTCGGGTGGCCGGCGAACGGCAGCTCGTCGGCCTGCGTGAAGATCCGCGTCGGGGCCGGTCGGCGGCAGCAGGAACGTCGTCTCGGACAGGTTGAGCCAGCGGGTCAACCGCTGCATCTCCTCGGTCGACAGCCCCTCGGCGTCGTGCACGATTGCCAGGGGGTTGCCCGTCATCGGACCGCCACCCGCGAACACGTCGACGTTCCGAAACGTGCGGGTCATCTCCACGTCTCCCTCGCCGGGATCGGGACGCTAGCCGCGCGCCTCGTCTGGCCTTCCCCCAACGGACCAGACACCGCGGTTTGCGGCGATCGGGATCGGTAGCGGAGCGGTCTGGGCAGCGAGGCGCACCCGACCTCGGCGATCCGCCGGCGTCAGCGCCCACCCCCGACACCAGGTCGGCATAACCCCGAGGTCGGCGTAACGGGTCCGTACGAATCCGAGGTTGGCTCCGATGGATTCTTCGGGCCACCCGCACGAGCCGCGTGGGCGAGACTCCGTCGGTGTCCGTCCGATTGCCCGACGGTGAAGTGGTCGACGTCCAGCTATGCGCGAGACCGGCTGTGGCGCAACTCCCAGAGTCGGCCGCGGCCGCCGATGCGCGAAGTGCCGCAGTCGGTTGGGGCTCGGCTTGGATCCGGCAGGCTGGGAGAGCATGCCCGGCGGACCGCCGTGAAC of the Actinomycetota bacterium genome contains:
- a CDS encoding DUF362 domain-containing protein translates to MSGAAAAIVDEPGLAPGTRVATALDRIGAMAFCTRAATRANVPLEQARVVILPELSSFVLDAPTSTDPALVEHLIDLFHDAGFVDVTVVGSSDSSALWAGNRGVLALADLLGYGFTTPCGRDYDIIDLSEDLVEGGFERGEVLYGSRLSRKWLEADVRVVFAKNRSDEADGYALCLDTLLGALPQVDEDYHYRMARDPGDVVAELLRSTPVHLALIDAIISCHGSGGARAPKAFRAERVIAASDVWVADHVGALAMGIDPATSRLARRSPPTARSLQGVALHGDPRPRDGWRSPHPLIIDATRRRDASPTWARLVRPWLQVLDPELFPLRSPLDARMNANLAPLFADVDEDPVAFAALLFVDHTLANMHLALDMYRTMYSKDDVRRAIVPLDLDLERFDATDYETIVPELEAVARLAAGAPRRAEGLRWRKIDEAIVFEYARVVPIGLDRFVADVDVARTIQYMNDYVGGVIVPVSHDKHGRVVRQAERNVYLPQPNYVSLAQGQPIDVIKLEHASYTDDVHRMCWKTISSPNGSAVHDDGIVTFARVDGGTRVTIAGRQQFVLPPLWRTVDLRLVPELEEHLVTDAYRIFFDRTLANLEALTEGRNISIGRAWTDPESPDDTEPLPSNAVERAIEEGLAWVARLRAAAGSAEVAPGGGRGLPGGRSRPRNVDEDGFVHVGPRPARPAEPSRDERDTVLADLMDLWSGLVNAAARDGFELVDRLQP
- a CDS encoding NAD-dependent epimerase/dehydratase family protein codes for the protein MRALVTGGNGLIGANLVRTLIREGHEVRPLVRAGADLSSLDGVPVTPQVGDVLNTQSIRDAADGCDVVFHTAVPYVYGAEVDADLVEVAVTGTANVLSAAAASGSRRVVVTSSSVVFGYRMTPEVVDTSGGLTDGHDQPVYVAAKIHQDRAAVERGARLGIDVVLVCPTVCVGPHATRLGPSNAMIVQVLVDPVGVTYQGGGNVVAVQDVARGHLLAATHGRPGQRYLLGGENLTWEQVHNTVAELAGLPHRGVRLNHTLAYLAAGAEELRARLAGRPAVTSREQSSMVGRYYWYRHDQATQLGYTPRPARRALAEALAWLVASRHVSRETRTRLHLHADVFAARRALEAAERELVNA